The sequence TTTGTCGGTTCGCTGAATCTGGATCCTCGCTCCCTTAACCTCAACACCGAAATAGGCGTTTTGATCCACAGTAGCGAGATAGCGGAATTTGCCAGTGAGATTTTTTTAGCTGAGCTGCCTGAGCACGCCTGGCAGGTAGAAACAAATAAACAAGAGGGATCTCGCCATCAATTGCAGTGGAGTGATAAGTCCAATCCTGAGGCCATAACGCACTATCAAGCCGAGCCACAAGCCAGCCGCTGGAGCCGTTTTAGGGCTTGGTTATTTGGTCATCTACCATTGGAGTCCTTGCTTTGAAGGACAGAGGTACGCTAAAGGCGAATGATTTTTTGCCACGGAAGAATACGGAACGCACGGACGCAGATCTAATTCAAACGCGCCAAGTAATAAAACCTATTTATTATAAAGGACTAAGTTCGACGCTCGGTATTTTCTTGAACTGACTGCTAAAGCGTTAAGCTACAAGAACGTCCTAAATATGAGCACAGGCTGTTTGGACCTTAAACATCTTTCCGAACTGACCTCTATTTTTCCGTGTTCCTCCGTGGGTGCCGTGGCAATAATAGGTTGTGTGCCTGCTCTTAACTGACGGCTTACCGCTGCCGCAGGGCTTCATTCGACCTAAACCTTATCGCCTAGCATACGGCGCAGTGTGCCGTCTTTATCAATCAGGTGGTGCTTGAACGCGCCCAAGATATGCAGCACCACAGCCAAAATCAGCAGGTAGCCCAAGATACCGTGTGCCGCGAGCATAAGCTCAGCCAGTGGCCCATTCAGCGGGATCACTTTACTTAAATTGGCCGGATCTGGATTTCTCGCAACCAGCTGCAAGCCAAAGAAAGCCACGCCATTGCCCCCTAATGCGGACATTAAAAAGCCGAACACTGGCATCAGTAATACGCCGACTAACAGTAAATAATGTACGCTGCGGGCGAGGACACGCTCAACATGCGAGTAGGTACTGACCGGCTCAGGCCAACCGTTTTTCAGGCGGCGGACAGCTTGCACCAGCACAATCAGAAAGATCAGCTGACCAAAAGATTTATGCCAAGGATACAGGCTGTATATTTCTGCCTCGGCCATGATCACGCCTACCGCAAGCATCACCATGACCATGATCGCTAACAGCCAGTGTAAGAAAATGGTGGTGCGACTCAGTTTCGTTTTAGTATCAACATTCATTTGTATGCTCCCCACTTGCGATACGGATTTTAGCTATGCCGATGCTTATCGTCTCGAAGGTGGCATCGGGATGCTAAAAGTTGTATTCAGCATAAGAGCAATCTCTGAGAGCGGCAGTGCACCGTTTTGAGTGTTGACGCTGGAACAATAAATAGCGAGTCGCTTGCCAACTCTCTGGGGTACCGCCCTTTTACAAGCCCCAAATTGGGTGCACATTAGCAGTGTTATCCCTGTAAGCTGGCTATACTTGAAATCATTCTCTTAGCCAGTTAGACACGCCTTATGAAAGCTTCTCTTGCCCTTATCTCTCTTAGTTTAGTACTGCTGCTAAGTACTGCACTCACTGGCTGTAGTCTGCAAGCGCAGGGATACAGCCCTGCCACCTTTGCGCTCAGCAACACACAAAATACGCGCCTTGGCCAAGGGGTTGCCAAAGAAGCATTGCGCCATGAGGCTCCCTCTGGATTTCACTTACTGGGTAATGGCTTGGATGCCTTCGTCACACGTTTGCTGTTAATAGAAGCGGCGGAGCAGACTTTGGATGTGCAATATTACTTGTATCACGACGATGCTACCGCCAAGTTATTTACCCACTATTTGTTGCGCGCAGCGGATCGCGGCGTAAGAGTGCGCATGCTCTTGGATGATTTTGGTCACGATGGCCAAGAAAAACTGTTCAGCGCGCTGATCCAGCATCCTAATATTTCCATTCGACTATTTAACCCCTTCTCCAACCGCGCCATGCCTTATATCGACTTTATATTCCGCTTCTCGCGGGTCAATCGGCGCATGCACAATAAGTCGTTTATTGCCGATAATCAGGCGGCTGTGATTGGCGGCCGTAATATCGGTAACACCTATTTTGCCGCCGACGAATACGTTAATTTTGCGGATCTGGACGTATTGGGCGTGGGCAAGTTTGCTCAGGAAGTTTCAGGGGCTTTCGATCAGTATTGGAATCATAAGTTATCAATTCCGATCCAGCAGTTGGAACGCACCGCCCACCCGTTAGCCTTACCAGCAATACGCAAACAATTAGCAGACACCAGCAAAAATCAGCGCAGCCTCGCTTATCTAGCGCGCTTAGAGTCTTTGCAATTGGTAGAAGAGCTAAAGCACGGCGAGCTTAAGTTGCACTGGGCAGAGTACAGCCTTATTTTTGATGATCCCGACAAAATTCTGAATTCAACCAAAGATGATACCGGCCATATGGCACCGGCCCTTATCGCCTTGCTGGACAAGGCACATAGCGAAGCCTTAATCGTGTCTCCCTACTTTATTCCTGAAGATGAAGGGGTGAAAAATTTTGCCAACTGGGTGAAGTCTGGCGCTAAAATAACCATTCTCACCAACTCACTGGCCGCCAATGACGTGCCTTTAGTGCACTCCGGCTACGCCAGTTATCGCAAGTCGTTGATCGAAGCGGGAGTGGAATTATGGGAGCTGCAACCCACGGCTAAAATAAAGATAAAGGGTCAGCGGGATCGCAGCCTGTCCGGTTCATCTAAAGCCAGCCTGCACGCCAAAACCATGATTTTTGACCGAGATACGCTGTTCGTGGGCTCCATGAATATGGATCCGCGTTCCATTAACTTGAATACCGAAATTGGTGTGTTGATTTATAGCGAAAAGCTGGCGGATTTCGCTAGTGAGGCGTT comes from Oceanisphaera profunda and encodes:
- a CDS encoding cytochrome b; translation: MNVDTKTKLSRTTIFLHWLLAIMVMVMLAVGVIMAEAEIYSLYPWHKSFGQLIFLIVLVQAVRRLKNGWPEPVSTYSHVERVLARSVHYLLLVGVLLMPVFGFLMSALGGNGVAFFGLQLVARNPDPANLSKVIPLNGPLAELMLAAHGILGYLLILAVVLHILGAFKHHLIDKDGTLRRMLGDKV
- a CDS encoding phospholipase D family protein, which produces MKASLALISLSLVLLLSTALTGCSLQAQGYSPATFALSNTQNTRLGQGVAKEALRHEAPSGFHLLGNGLDAFVTRLLLIEAAEQTLDVQYYLYHDDATAKLFTHYLLRAADRGVRVRMLLDDFGHDGQEKLFSALIQHPNISIRLFNPFSNRAMPYIDFIFRFSRVNRRMHNKSFIADNQAAVIGGRNIGNTYFAADEYVNFADLDVLGVGKFAQEVSGAFDQYWNHKLSIPIQQLERTAHPLALPAIRKQLADTSKNQRSLAYLARLESLQLVEELKHGELKLHWAEYSLIFDDPDKILNSTKDDTGHMAPALIALLDKAHSEALIVSPYFIPEDEGVKNFANWVKSGAKITILTNSLAANDVPLVHSGYASYRKSLIEAGVELWELQPTAKIKIKGQRDRSLSGSSKASLHAKTMIFDRDTLFVGSMNMDPRSINLNTEIGVLIYSEKLADFASEAFLEELPAHAWRLDLTTAERWWGQSEQLIWLDESTTPATIISRDSEPEAGRWIRLKAWFFGYLPLDSML